A single region of the Desulfobacterales bacterium genome encodes:
- a CDS encoding lactate utilization protein, with protein MNSTRDFVDWSSEKQCRQVVKALQKNEFAASYCSSSQEAFDFIITEAQTAKTIGLGGSRSVADLNIVEKLRAMGKEILVSKGSDVTPEKGMEIRRRQLTCDLFLCSANAVTLSGYLVNIDNTGNRTGAMMFGPHRVIMVVGRNKIVAGTTDDAIRRVKNQAAPPNARRLKYETPCAKTGFCSDCSVPQRICRVITIMERKPVRTDVRVLVVNEDMGF; from the coding sequence ATGAATTCGACGCGTGACTTTGTAGACTGGAGTTCCGAGAAACAGTGCCGGCAGGTGGTAAAGGCGCTTCAAAAGAACGAGTTTGCGGCAAGTTATTGTTCAAGTTCCCAAGAGGCTTTTGATTTCATCATCACCGAAGCCCAGACGGCCAAAACGATCGGGCTGGGCGGTTCCCGATCGGTGGCCGACCTAAACATTGTCGAAAAGCTCAGGGCGATGGGCAAGGAGATTCTCGTCTCCAAGGGGTCGGACGTGACGCCTGAAAAGGGCATGGAGATTCGGCGGCGCCAGCTGACCTGCGACCTGTTCCTTTGCAGTGCCAATGCCGTTACCCTTTCGGGTTATCTGGTCAATATCGACAATACCGGCAACCGGACCGGGGCGATGATGTTCGGACCACACAGGGTGATAATGGTGGTCGGACGAAATAAGATCGTGGCCGGCACCACTGATGATGCGATCCGGCGGGTTAAGAATCAGGCTGCGCCGCCTAATGCCAGGCGGTTGAAATACGAGACCCCCTGTGCCAAAACCGGTTTCTGTTCCGACTGCAGCGTCCCCCAGCGGATTTGCCGGGTGATAACCATTATGGAGCGCAAGCCGGTACGGACTGATGTGCGGGTTCTGGTGGTAAATGAAGACATGGGATTCTGA
- a CDS encoding SDR family oxidoreductase: MLSIKDSVAVITGGASGIGEAVAKYWAGQGGRVVLGDVVPDALARVENDLLQMGASVVTHSCDVTKEADNMALARLAIERFGAINLVLPCAGIIKDGLFLSVDSKRGAVKRKMSLEQFQSVLDINLTGVFLTIRECAEQMINHQCKGLICLISSTGSLGTAGQINYSSTKAAMSVIPKVICAEFFRRNVAQQIRCVAVAPGYVGTPMVKGMNQKALEGILENVPIQRLVEPQEVASLIGELFRNEALTGDVYYIHGGLRLGSKG, from the coding sequence ATGTTGAGCATCAAAGATTCAGTTGCCGTCATTACCGGCGGTGCCAGCGGGATCGGTGAAGCCGTGGCTAAATATTGGGCCGGCCAGGGAGGGCGCGTGGTGTTGGGGGATGTTGTTCCGGACGCTCTCGCCCGGGTTGAAAATGACCTGCTGCAGATGGGTGCGTCCGTGGTTACGCATAGCTGCGACGTTACCAAAGAAGCCGACAATATGGCCCTGGCCAGGCTGGCCATCGAACGTTTCGGCGCCATCAACCTCGTCTTGCCGTGCGCCGGTATCATCAAAGACGGTCTTTTTCTTTCCGTGGATTCAAAGCGCGGCGCCGTTAAACGCAAAATGTCGTTGGAACAGTTCCAGTCTGTTCTGGACATCAACTTGACCGGTGTTTTTTTAACCATTCGCGAGTGTGCCGAACAGATGATCAACCATCAGTGCAAAGGGCTTATCTGCCTCATATCCTCTACCGGGTCACTGGGTACGGCCGGTCAGATCAACTATTCCTCCACCAAAGCCGCCATGTCGGTGATTCCCAAGGTGATTTGCGCCGAATTTTTCAGGCGCAACGTTGCCCAGCAGATCCGCTGTGTAGCGGTAGCCCCCGGCTATGTAGGCACTCCCATGGTAAAAGGGATGAATCAGAAAGCACTGGAAGGGATATTGGAAAACGTGCCGATCCAGCGCCTGGTGGAACCTCAGGAGGTAGCCTCCTTGATCGGCGAACTCTTCCGCAATGAAGCCCTTACCGGCGATGTGTATTATATCCACGGCGGGCTGCGACTGGGCTCCAAGGGATAA
- a CDS encoding TerB family tellurite resistance protein has protein sequence MASKFSEDKDHAVMLVRASILIAKADSTLSKREEEVIGKICRVLNLNTSEAICINPSA, from the coding sequence GTGGCTTCGAAATTTTCCGAAGACAAGGATCATGCAGTTATGCTGGTCCGGGCAAGCATTTTGATTGCCAAGGCAGACAGCACGCTCAGCAAAAGAGAAGAAGAAGTGATCGGAAAAATCTGTCGAGTACTGAATCTGAATACCTCGGAAGCCATCTGTATCAATCCCTCCGCATAA
- a CDS encoding amidase: MSLNKMSAVFAAAAIRGGKITSEELVRACLDRIVETEETVRAWTYLDREYAVKQAQDADIKLRSGKEVGPLHGLPVGIKDIFDTADMPTENGTILHAGRQPGEDATAVSLLREAGAIIMGKTVTTELAVYAPGKTTNPYDSRRTPGGSSSGSAAAVAAFMVPLAIGTQTNGSVIRPASYCGVYGYKPTHGRISRHGVLSQSRVLDQVGVFARSIEDAALIAQQLMAFDNKDPDVKPKGRFDLNEALMGGPPIRPRLAFVKSPVWGLASDITQDAFARMAAQLSENVKEVKLPNVFERAIDWHRTIMESDLAKSFEVEYISGRDKMSPILCEMIARGQTYSAVDYNKAVEAISTLNNELGKIFSAYDAILTPATSGEAPIGLDSTGSPIFCTLWTLCGVPSINLPILKGAENMPMGVQLVAPRGDDYRLLRIAKWLVNEVPFKS, from the coding sequence ATGAGTTTAAACAAAATGAGCGCGGTTTTTGCGGCAGCTGCGATACGCGGCGGCAAAATAACATCAGAAGAACTGGTCAGGGCTTGCCTGGACCGCATTGTTGAGACTGAAGAAACAGTACGCGCCTGGACCTATCTTGATCGTGAGTATGCCGTAAAGCAAGCTCAGGATGCCGATATAAAACTAAGAAGCGGAAAAGAAGTCGGACCGCTTCACGGTCTTCCGGTTGGAATAAAAGATATTTTCGATACGGCCGACATGCCGACTGAAAACGGTACGATTCTACATGCCGGGAGACAGCCCGGTGAAGACGCTACAGCCGTGTCACTGCTGCGTGAGGCCGGTGCGATTATCATGGGGAAAACCGTTACGACCGAACTGGCTGTTTACGCACCCGGAAAGACCACCAATCCCTATGATTCCAGACGAACTCCCGGGGGGTCGTCCAGTGGTTCGGCTGCAGCGGTTGCGGCCTTCATGGTACCGCTGGCCATCGGAACGCAAACAAACGGGTCTGTTATTCGCCCGGCATCCTATTGTGGGGTTTATGGCTATAAACCGACTCATGGACGCATTTCCAGGCATGGCGTCTTAAGTCAATCACGCGTCCTTGACCAAGTTGGTGTGTTTGCCCGCTCAATTGAAGATGCAGCCCTGATTGCTCAGCAGTTGATGGCATTCGATAACAAGGATCCCGATGTAAAGCCAAAAGGACGATTTGATCTCAATGAGGCCTTAATGGGAGGACCGCCCATTCGACCCAGGCTCGCCTTTGTCAAATCCCCGGTCTGGGGCCTTGCATCGGATATTACTCAAGATGCTTTTGCAAGGATGGCTGCACAGCTCAGTGAAAACGTGAAAGAAGTTAAGCTTCCTAATGTGTTCGAAAGGGCTATAGACTGGCATCGCACCATCATGGAATCGGACCTGGCCAAGAGCTTTGAGGTGGAATATATTTCCGGCAGAGATAAGATGAGCCCGATCCTTTGCGAAATGATAGCGCGGGGCCAGACGTATTCCGCGGTGGATTATAACAAAGCGGTTGAAGCAATTTCGACGTTGAACAACGAACTCGGAAAAATATTTTCAGCCTATGATGCCATTCTTACACCGGCGACAAGCGGTGAGGCGCCGATAGGGCTTGATTCTACAGGTAGTCCGATATTTTGTACGCTCTGGACGCTGTGCGGCGTTCCGAGCATCAACCTGCCAATTTTAAAAGGGGCGGAGAATATGCCGATGGGAGTTCAGCTGGTGGCACCACGGGGGGATGACTACCGGTTGCTGCGAATCGCCAAATGGCTGGTTAATGAAGTGCCGTTTAAATCCTAA
- a CDS encoding ureidoglycolate lyase, which translates to MIINAKVLTAREFKPFGQVLMGRDKGEERLAYAAKMHNSRVAAKPNMTFMRLLPAKQPILIECLERHVYSNQTFIPLGGTHHLVAVCPSDKKGQPVIDKLVAFVADGSQAVNYNAGIWHAPRTVIKGPGAFIMFRWDEENPLDVELLQLEVAVKINLISLT; encoded by the coding sequence ATGATCATAAATGCAAAGGTGTTGACCGCCCGGGAGTTTAAGCCCTTTGGGCAGGTTCTCATGGGCCGCGATAAAGGAGAAGAGCGCCTTGCCTATGCGGCCAAGATGCATAACAGCCGTGTTGCAGCTAAACCCAATATGACTTTTATGAGGCTCCTTCCGGCAAAACAGCCGATTCTGATTGAGTGCCTTGAGCGGCACGTTTATTCCAATCAAACCTTTATCCCGCTTGGTGGAACGCATCATCTGGTGGCGGTGTGTCCTTCAGACAAAAAAGGACAACCCGTTATTGATAAACTGGTGGCATTTGTTGCGGATGGTTCGCAGGCAGTCAATTACAATGCCGGTATATGGCATGCACCCCGGACCGTTATCAAGGGCCCGGGTGCGTTTATCATGTTCAGATGGGACGAAGAGAATCCCTTAGATGTTGAATTGTTACAATTGGAAGTCGCAGTTAAAATTAATTTAATCAGTTTGACTTAA